The following are encoded together in the Methylorubrum sp. B1-46 genome:
- the mnhG gene encoding monovalent cation/H(+) antiporter subunit G has product MNGPDLPVWAAWIVVILALGGAGFALTGALGLIRLKTFYERVHAPTLGATLGAFLILTGSMLLLSLVEGHIVLRDALIGLFITLTTPVTMLLLSRAAAHRDRTEKNPGAPPEP; this is encoded by the coding sequence GTGAACGGCCCCGACCTGCCCGTCTGGGCAGCCTGGATCGTCGTGATCCTGGCGCTCGGCGGCGCCGGCTTCGCGCTGACCGGTGCGCTCGGGCTGATCCGCCTGAAGACCTTCTACGAGCGCGTCCACGCCCCGACGCTCGGCGCGACGTTGGGCGCCTTCCTGATCCTCACCGGCTCGATGCTGCTGCTGTCTCTGGTCGAGGGCCACATCGTCCTGCGCGACGCGCTGATCGGCCTGTTCATCACCCTCACCACGCCGGTGACGATGCTGCTGCTCTCCCGCGCCGCCGCCCACCGCGACCGCACCGAGAAGAATCCGGGCGCGCCGCCGGAGCCGTGA
- a CDS encoding O-antigen ligase, with translation MLNLLLVVAVVVWFALLYPLVRHRLQTRMGPLDGPIAVPFALMSIFALLPLVFTVPREDGNAVLDQGLTASNIALVVMTGLAGLYLVARIAVDRRVLLVAFSMPYLPFTLMIVVNGISTAWSVVPSYTAYRTLELAIFTLLSILIFDRSDIERRLANLFALFTCLWLVATLPIILENLAHGIVFSSAKHNLMPYLCAAHAFLVIFDDRIRHRGAHLALALAGFVIAGSAASTASLIAVVPGLMVASRHRRLRLLGYTAFTVYLVLFVVLMVGLSAFPGLLEVVSVVLQKPPEELADATGRGTFWPVFIEATKDRFVGAGYAAGDRFIQLLIPTTALAETLARDAVFISSSHNMLLSAWAGTGLVGIGLCAMVLGAALRWGMKLDRAGRRLIATCVFFLILNGMTTPGIFQDWNINVLTFVALLAYARIGALHREPAGAAAPAPEAAPLDLRRAAAA, from the coding sequence ATGCTGAACCTCCTCTTGGTCGTCGCCGTGGTGGTCTGGTTCGCGCTGCTCTATCCGCTGGTGCGCCACCGCCTGCAGACCCGGATGGGACCGCTGGATGGTCCCATCGCCGTTCCGTTCGCGCTGATGTCGATCTTCGCGCTGCTGCCACTCGTGTTCACCGTCCCGCGGGAGGACGGGAACGCCGTGCTGGATCAAGGGCTCACCGCCTCCAACATCGCCCTCGTCGTCATGACCGGCCTGGCCGGGCTCTATCTCGTTGCCCGCATCGCGGTCGACCGGCGCGTGCTGCTGGTGGCCTTCTCGATGCCGTACCTTCCGTTCACGCTGATGATCGTCGTGAACGGCATCAGCACCGCATGGTCGGTCGTACCGAGCTACACCGCCTACCGCACGCTCGAACTGGCGATCTTCACCCTCCTCTCGATCCTGATCTTCGACCGCAGCGACATCGAGCGGCGTCTGGCCAACCTCTTCGCGCTGTTCACCTGTCTTTGGCTGGTCGCGACCTTGCCGATTATCCTCGAAAACCTCGCGCACGGGATCGTCTTCTCGTCGGCCAAGCACAACCTGATGCCCTATCTGTGCGCCGCGCACGCCTTCCTCGTCATCTTCGACGACCGCATCCGGCACCGGGGCGCCCATCTCGCGCTCGCCCTGGCCGGCTTCGTCATCGCCGGTTCGGCCGCGAGCACCGCCTCGCTCATCGCGGTGGTGCCCGGCCTGATGGTGGCGTCACGCCACCGCCGCCTGCGCCTCCTCGGCTACACCGCCTTCACCGTCTATCTCGTCCTGTTCGTCGTGCTGATGGTCGGCCTCTCCGCCTTCCCCGGCTTGCTCGAGGTGGTGTCGGTGGTGCTGCAGAAGCCGCCGGAGGAACTCGCCGACGCCACCGGCCGCGGCACCTTCTGGCCGGTCTTCATCGAGGCGACCAAGGACCGCTTCGTGGGTGCCGGCTACGCGGCCGGCGACCGCTTCATCCAGCTCCTGATCCCGACCACGGCGCTGGCCGAGACGCTGGCGCGGGACGCGGTGTTCATCTCGAGTTCGCACAACATGCTGCTGAGCGCCTGGGCCGGTACCGGCCTGGTCGGGATCGGCCTGTGCGCGATGGTGCTGGGAGCCGCGCTCCGCTGGGGGATGAAGCTCGACCGCGCCGGGCGCCGCCTGATCGCCACCTGCGTGTTCTTCCTGATCCTCAACGGCATGACCACGCCGGGCATCTTCCAGGACTGGAACATCAACGTCCTGACCTTCGTGGCCCTGCTGGCCTATGCCCGCATCGGCGCCCTGCACCGTGAGCCGGCGGGTGCGGCCGCGCCGGCACCCGAGGCCGCCCCTCTCGATCTTCGCCGGGCTGCTGCCGCATGA
- a CDS encoding methyl-accepting chemotaxis protein, giving the protein MNLLANARISLKIAVPLVIIGIVSASIVYYAQHTFSMLSNQTGSIVDVEAKRLESVLNIRISVTEATVQNRNIANETSEAKLATYKARYEAAKAGTYRAIDTLMDLANTPERTAANREIQTLVETYYGIVDRSNAAGLRNDNAGATAIAQVEASPVRAKVREIVQSRLEVLTRELTQAKTNAQARAAQATTILITAAVAGLLATLGLALAIVVFGLTRPLANLVSVLARMERGEIDAQIKEAERGDEIGMVGRAVEGIKAMVARKAAEEAEVKQRADAAAAAERRRTMVELADGFEQAVGGIVGQVSSAATELQATAQQMTGTAGETAAQSSTVAAAAEEAASNVGTVASAAEELGASVQEIGRQVQSSAALAQRAMDDASRTAHLVQELNGAVTRIGDVVGLISNIANQTNLLALNATIEAARAGEAGRGFAVVATEVKELASQTARATDEIAEQIGRVQGATGDAVTAIGGITGQIREINTVAAAIAAAVEEQGAATQEIVRNVAQASTGTNAVTANIAGVARASEDTGAAASQVLASSSELARQSEHLTAEVSRFLSTVRAA; this is encoded by the coding sequence ATGAATCTCCTGGCGAATGCAAGAATCTCACTGAAGATCGCAGTTCCACTCGTCATCATCGGCATCGTGTCGGCCAGCATCGTGTACTATGCACAGCACACATTCTCGATGCTGAGCAACCAGACGGGCAGCATCGTCGACGTCGAGGCTAAGCGGCTCGAGAGTGTCCTCAACATCCGCATCAGCGTCACCGAGGCGACGGTCCAGAACCGCAATATCGCCAACGAGACCAGCGAAGCCAAACTCGCGACCTACAAGGCCCGGTACGAGGCGGCCAAGGCAGGCACCTACCGGGCGATCGACACGTTGATGGACCTCGCCAACACGCCCGAACGAACGGCTGCGAACCGGGAGATCCAAACGCTCGTTGAGACCTATTACGGCATCGTCGATCGCTCGAACGCGGCCGGCCTCCGCAACGACAACGCGGGCGCGACAGCAATCGCTCAGGTTGAAGCGTCGCCCGTCCGTGCGAAGGTCCGCGAGATCGTGCAATCTCGGCTCGAGGTCCTGACCCGGGAACTCACCCAGGCCAAGACGAACGCGCAGGCAAGGGCCGCGCAGGCCACCACGATCCTCATCACCGCCGCGGTCGCGGGCCTGCTCGCCACCCTCGGCCTCGCCCTGGCGATCGTCGTGTTCGGCCTGACGCGCCCGCTCGCGAACCTCGTCTCCGTCCTCGCGCGCATGGAGCGGGGCGAGATCGACGCGCAGATCAAGGAGGCCGAGCGGGGCGACGAGATCGGGATGGTGGGCCGTGCAGTCGAGGGCATCAAGGCGATGGTCGCCCGCAAGGCCGCCGAGGAGGCGGAGGTCAAGCAACGTGCCGATGCGGCCGCCGCGGCCGAGCGCCGCCGCACGATGGTCGAACTCGCCGACGGCTTCGAGCAGGCGGTGGGCGGGATCGTCGGCCAGGTCTCCTCGGCGGCTACCGAGTTGCAGGCGACCGCCCAGCAGATGACGGGCACCGCCGGCGAAACCGCCGCGCAATCCTCCACCGTGGCGGCCGCCGCCGAGGAGGCGGCCTCGAATGTCGGCACCGTGGCCAGCGCGGCCGAGGAACTCGGCGCCTCGGTGCAGGAGATCGGTCGGCAGGTGCAGAGTTCGGCAGCGCTCGCCCAGCGCGCCATGGACGACGCGAGCCGCACCGCCCACCTCGTCCAGGAACTCAACGGCGCGGTCACCCGCATCGGCGACGTGGTCGGGTTGATTTCCAACATCGCCAACCAGACCAACCTGCTGGCGCTCAACGCCACCATCGAGGCGGCGCGCGCCGGCGAGGCGGGCCGCGGCTTCGCGGTGGTCGCCACCGAGGTCAAGGAACTGGCCAGCCAGACGGCGCGGGCGACCGACGAGATCGCCGAGCAGATCGGGCGGGTGCAGGGGGCGACCGGCGACGCGGTGACAGCGATCGGCGGCATCACGGGCCAGATCCGTGAGATCAACACGGTGGCCGCGGCGATCGCGGCGGCGGTGGAGGAGCAGGGTGCGGCGACCCAGGAGATCGTGCGCAACGTGGCGCAGGCCTCGACCGGCACCAACGCGGTGACAGCCAACATCGCGGGCGTCGCCCGGGCCTCGGAGGATACCGGAGCCGCCGCATCCCAGGTGCTGGCCTCCAGTTCCGAGCTGGCGCGCCAGTCCGAGCACCTCACCGCCGAGGTGAGCCGCTTCCTCAGCACCGTCCGGGCTGCCTGA
- a CDS encoding glycosyltransferase family 2 protein, with product MNHSMSPAVDETGPDLAVLALARNCAATLPAFLHFLASLRATGLACRAFVGENDSRDGTGALLAAAQARGELRHVPTGFMAETRGRLARMALGREHLKQVLDAQGPAPAFVCVADIDNVMARPPEAAAVLAALEKLERPGLFAVSAASRPHYYDLLAYEDETVSYEHLLDDIARHRRGALGYYRFFSGTIYPAQSALTRERETTCLSAFNGLTLYRGADYRLGSYRDEAYARCEHLTFNRRVAAATGRRMLVDPGLVLRTPGDHAQRGFVSFYASRVRKLAVARLRG from the coding sequence ATGAACCACTCGATGAGCCCTGCGGTGGACGAGACGGGCCCCGACCTCGCCGTGCTGGCGCTGGCACGCAACTGTGCCGCCACCCTGCCGGCCTTCCTGCACTTCCTAGCCTCGCTGCGGGCGACGGGACTCGCGTGCCGCGCCTTCGTCGGCGAGAATGATTCCCGCGACGGCACCGGGGCCTTGCTCGCGGCGGCGCAAGCGCGGGGCGAGCTGCGTCACGTCCCCACCGGATTCATGGCCGAGACGCGCGGCCGGCTCGCGCGGATGGCGCTCGGGCGCGAGCACCTGAAGCAGGTCCTGGACGCGCAGGGCCCGGCGCCGGCCTTCGTCTGCGTCGCCGACATCGACAATGTCATGGCACGCCCGCCCGAGGCGGCGGCGGTGCTGGCGGCGCTGGAAAAGCTGGAACGGCCGGGCTTGTTCGCGGTCTCGGCGGCCTCGCGCCCGCACTACTACGACCTGCTCGCCTACGAGGACGAAACGGTGAGCTACGAGCACCTCCTCGACGACATCGCCCGCCACCGCCGCGGCGCGCTCGGCTACTACCGCTTCTTCTCCGGCACGATCTATCCGGCCCAGAGCGCGCTGACGCGCGAGCGCGAGACCACCTGCCTCTCGGCCTTCAACGGGCTGACGCTCTATCGCGGCGCCGATTACCGCCTCGGCTCCTACCGAGACGAGGCTTACGCGCGCTGCGAGCACCTCACCTTCAACCGCCGCGTCGCCGCCGCCACCGGCCGGCGCATGCTGGTCGATCCAGGTCTCGTCCTGCGCACCCCCGGCGACCACGCCCAGCGCGGATTCGTCTCGTTCTACGCGAGCCGTGTGCGCAAGCTGGCGGTGGCGCGGCTGCGGGGGTGA
- a CDS encoding PAS domain-containing protein: MPTRRGSSYQLLKLLEASGQIGVWSLDVRTGEMRGSAGLAHITGLSQDESPLGLLDGLIHPDDREVHGELIDILYNGRAIDHTVRIVRPDRTVRWIAIKAQIVLDADHQPARAEGTAFDVTGPHEARLLAEQSTARYRGLVHAIAAVVWTTSPNGRVRPSSTWQALTGQSGPEMQGDGWLAAVHPEDRAHVEAAWRAAVERATPYEVAHRVLCADGVTGRFNSYATPLHNPDGSVREWIGIMRRMTDSEGCEPLAAAPTPPELTGALVRGARAMLNWSAEELAAAAGVSVASVRRLEEDVGTVRLRTREAIRHALEAEGVTFVAIGGKAGALVDGMRRNASV, from the coding sequence ATGCCGACTCGCCGCGGATCCTCCTACCAGCTCCTGAAGCTCCTCGAAGCGAGCGGCCAGATCGGTGTCTGGTCGCTCGACGTGCGAACCGGCGAGATGAGAGGATCGGCAGGCCTCGCGCACATCACGGGCCTGTCGCAGGACGAGAGCCCGCTCGGCCTGCTGGACGGTCTCATTCATCCCGACGACCGGGAGGTGCACGGCGAACTGATCGATATCCTCTACAATGGCCGGGCCATCGATCACACGGTCCGGATCGTGCGTCCCGATCGGACCGTGCGCTGGATCGCGATCAAGGCACAGATCGTGCTCGATGCCGACCACCAGCCTGCACGGGCCGAGGGCACGGCCTTCGACGTGACCGGGCCGCACGAAGCCCGCCTGCTCGCCGAGCAGAGCACGGCGCGCTATCGCGGTCTGGTGCATGCCATCGCGGCCGTGGTCTGGACGACATCGCCGAACGGACGGGTACGGCCGAGTTCGACATGGCAAGCGCTGACCGGGCAGTCGGGGCCGGAGATGCAGGGCGATGGCTGGCTGGCCGCCGTGCATCCCGAGGACCGGGCGCATGTCGAGGCGGCGTGGCGCGCTGCGGTGGAGCGCGCCACGCCCTACGAGGTGGCGCACCGCGTCCTGTGTGCCGACGGCGTGACCGGCCGCTTCAACAGCTACGCCACGCCACTCCACAATCCCGACGGCTCGGTACGGGAATGGATCGGGATCATGCGGAGGATGACGGACAGCGAGGGCTGCGAACCGCTGGCGGCGGCTCCAACGCCGCCGGAACTGACCGGAGCGCTCGTGCGAGGGGCGCGCGCGATGTTGAACTGGTCCGCCGAGGAACTGGCCGCCGCGGCCGGTGTGTCGGTCGCGAGTGTCCGGCGCTTGGAGGAAGATGTAGGAACCGTGCGGCTGCGGACCCGCGAGGCGATCCGGCATGCCCTGGAGGCGGAGGGAGTCACCTTCGTGGCGATAGGGGGCAAAGCAGGCGCGTTGGTCGACGGAATGCGAAGAAACGCGTCCGTGTAA
- a CDS encoding Na+/H+ antiporter subunit E, with protein MSLLLPHPFLSAGLTLMWLVLNAPPSPGNIVLALLIGLIVPAVMRALRPAPVRVRRPGLAVRLLFTVLYDMLRSNIDVARIILGLYPGERRTGFVSIPLDMKTPFGLSVLSIILTATPGTLWVQYDTHTGRLLMHLLDGTDSEGWVRRVKDRYERPLMEIFA; from the coding sequence ATGAGCCTCTTGCTACCCCATCCCTTCCTCTCCGCCGGCCTCACGCTGATGTGGCTGGTGCTGAATGCGCCGCCGAGCCCCGGCAACATCGTGCTGGCGCTCCTCATCGGACTGATCGTGCCGGCGGTGATGCGGGCGCTGCGCCCTGCGCCGGTGCGGGTGCGCCGCCCCGGTCTCGCCGTCCGGCTGCTGTTCACCGTCCTCTACGACATGCTGCGCTCGAACATCGACGTGGCCAGGATCATCCTCGGCCTGTACCCCGGCGAGCGGCGCACCGGCTTCGTCTCGATTCCCCTCGACATGAAGACGCCGTTCGGCCTGTCGGTGCTCTCGATCATCCTGACCGCCACGCCCGGCACCCTCTGGGTCCAGTACGACACCCATACCGGGCGCCTGCTGATGCACCTTCTCGACGGCACCGACAGCGAGGGCTGGGTCCGCCGCGTCAAGGACCGCTACGAGCGCCCGCTGATGGAGATCTTTGCGTGA
- a CDS encoding K+/H+ antiporter subunit F gives MSTATVLDWGLGLAQGMLVLAMALAAWRMLRGPRAQDRILGLDTLYLNGMLAIVVHGMRTGSGLYFEAALILGMIGFTATVALAKFLMQGEVIQ, from the coding sequence GTGAGCACCGCCACCGTCCTCGATTGGGGCCTCGGCCTTGCCCAAGGCATGCTGGTGCTGGCCATGGCGCTGGCCGCGTGGCGGATGCTGCGCGGCCCCCGCGCCCAGGACCGCATCCTCGGCCTCGACACCCTCTATCTCAACGGCATGCTGGCGATCGTCGTCCACGGCATGCGCACCGGCAGCGGGCTGTATTTCGAGGCCGCGCTGATCCTCGGCATGATCGGCTTCACCGCCACCGTCGCGCTGGCCAAGTTCCTGATGCAGGGCGAGGTGATCCAGTGA
- a CDS encoding lipopolysaccharide biosynthesis protein, translating into MPALPRDFRALAGACRSAAGRAAIGRGAAGPVLSVADQALVSACNFATTIVLAHALGLEAFGLFSTAWIAVLLTISLQLGLVVCPMISIGPGLPGEAGHAYYAIVLVHEAAFLLLAGSAVAIGLALTLGDPALALAAGMACAAHLAQDFSRRYLFARGRPSVVLGIDALNQGIKLALLVLLARSGMLSPARALEVVAASAVLSCLCAVPFRGRLAWRAGEFGAASRRQWHSGRWLVLTGLMQWLNGYAGLLIAGALLGVTLIGVLRAAQSILGVLNLIRDALENIVPPIAGRALAARGLDGLRPVIGVTAAIGFAGGLSFTGLLALTGSSLLAAAFGPEMAAYAWVVAWYSLLFPVSLVSFAQICAFRALERTGAVFAATAAAAALNLALVYPAVRGFGIEGLLAVAITAEVLVCLVLAALLRRALKAAPTPLGRLQPA; encoded by the coding sequence ATGCCTGCCCTCCCGCGCGACTTCCGTGCCCTGGCCGGCGCCTGCCGATCGGCTGCCGGGCGAGCGGCGATCGGGAGAGGGGCCGCCGGTCCGGTGCTCTCGGTGGCCGACCAGGCGCTGGTGAGCGCCTGCAACTTCGCCACCACCATCGTGCTGGCGCACGCCCTCGGCCTGGAGGCCTTCGGCCTGTTCTCGACAGCCTGGATCGCAGTGCTGCTCACCATCAGCCTGCAGCTCGGCCTCGTCGTCTGCCCGATGATCAGCATCGGGCCGGGCCTGCCCGGCGAGGCGGGGCATGCCTATTACGCCATCGTCCTCGTCCACGAGGCCGCCTTCCTGCTGCTCGCCGGCAGCGCCGTCGCGATCGGACTCGCGCTCACCCTCGGCGACCCGGCGCTCGCGCTTGCGGCGGGGATGGCCTGCGCCGCCCACCTCGCCCAGGACTTTTCCCGCCGCTACCTGTTCGCCCGCGGCCGTCCATCGGTGGTGCTCGGGATCGATGCGCTCAATCAGGGGATCAAGCTCGCGCTGCTGGTGCTGCTCGCCCGCAGCGGAATGCTGTCGCCAGCCCGCGCTCTGGAGGTCGTCGCCGCCTCGGCCGTCCTGTCCTGCCTGTGCGCGGTCCCGTTCCGTGGGCGGCTGGCGTGGCGGGCCGGCGAATTCGGCGCCGCGAGCCGGCGGCAATGGCATTCCGGCCGCTGGCTGGTGCTGACCGGGCTGATGCAGTGGCTGAACGGATATGCCGGCCTGCTGATCGCCGGCGCTCTGCTCGGTGTGACGCTGATCGGCGTGCTGCGGGCGGCCCAGAGCATCCTCGGCGTGCTCAACCTGATTCGCGATGCCCTGGAGAACATCGTTCCGCCGATCGCCGGCCGGGCATTGGCCGCGCGCGGCCTCGACGGGTTGCGGCCGGTGATCGGCGTCACCGCCGCCATCGGTTTTGCCGGGGGTTTGAGCTTCACCGGATTGCTGGCGCTGACCGGGTCGAGCCTGCTCGCGGCCGCCTTCGGGCCCGAGATGGCCGCCTATGCCTGGGTGGTGGCCTGGTACTCCCTGCTGTTCCCGGTCTCGCTCGTCTCTTTCGCGCAGATCTGCGCCTTCCGCGCCCTGGAGCGGACCGGCGCGGTCTTCGCCGCCACGGCGGCGGCGGCAGCCCTCAACCTCGCCCTGGTCTACCCGGCGGTGCGCGGGTTCGGAATCGAGGGCCTGCTCGCCGTGGCGATCACGGCGGAGGTGCTGGTCTGCCTCGTCCTGGCCGCCCTGCTGCGGCGCGCGCTGAAAGCCGCTCCGACGCCGCTCGGCCGGCTCCAGCCCGCCTGA
- a CDS encoding right-handed parallel beta-helix repeat-containing protein: protein MATTTTVHALPRESRLPDLFLAALGIAFAGYMIFGKSFAYLGLPPLYAGELLFLLGLLAVFRTRTGLNLAAGLATPPALCVAALMGWVLLRTLAGLREYRVDALRDGAVALYGGYAFLLIALLLDDPRRLGTLLRMFRWLARYAIPMAIIAFILGDVPFFAARAGELSTHLTGAVVLALVGLVRVGPSWVAFVGLGAVLAAAQNRGSMLAIAVPVCLALVAIGQWKRLAATLILGAGLLGAAAALDVEVELPNSDRPVSAAAVVNNIVSIVAPSSGGNLDDTKQWRLRWWNTIVGYTVHGPYFWTGKGFGPNLAETDGYVVGLENGGPTLRSPHSIHMTYLARAGVPGLALWLVTCAVWMGAMFAAFWQARRLGARRWEGFFLFIACYVASIIIDASFDVALEGPMLAVPFWTLIGIGIGAAMIFRAQAAPLPPDTPVRAKRWRGASLAALAALVLLAPWPTAPARAEETGAKAVRRTLSNPSGPCLVLREAVDRTIENLDIGPCGGEGVRVEHGRNVTIRNVTIRDTGNVGIYVEGSEGVRIEENRIENALSGIRALSSTGVAVGCNSVRNVRGPIPAGQFVQFDKVTGPGNGIACNIGENEPGRGVPEDAISLFQSRGEPGAPILVERNRLVGGGPSQSGGGIMLGDGGGAYLEARDNLLIDPGQYGIAVASGTHMTITGNVVIARPQPFTNVGISVWNQYAEPCSTVTVSGNSVDWRARTGRANPWWDGKNCRGTLWTLNRTLPLDPQREIAVQPACTCRSAGRVAPPEIPPKTPKEAAR from the coding sequence ATGGCGACGACGACGACCGTCCACGCTCTGCCGCGGGAGAGCCGGCTGCCGGACCTGTTCCTGGCCGCGCTCGGCATCGCGTTCGCCGGATACATGATCTTCGGCAAGAGCTTCGCCTATCTCGGCCTGCCGCCCCTCTATGCCGGCGAGCTGCTGTTCCTGCTGGGGCTGCTTGCCGTGTTCCGGACGCGCACGGGCCTCAACCTCGCCGCCGGGCTCGCCACCCCGCCCGCGCTCTGCGTCGCCGCGCTGATGGGCTGGGTGCTGCTGCGGACGCTCGCGGGTCTGCGCGAATACCGGGTCGATGCCCTGCGCGACGGCGCGGTCGCGCTCTATGGCGGCTACGCCTTCCTCCTGATCGCCCTTCTGCTCGATGATCCGCGGCGGCTCGGTACACTGCTGCGGATGTTCCGCTGGCTCGCGCGCTACGCCATTCCCATGGCGATCATCGCGTTCATCCTCGGCGACGTGCCGTTCTTCGCGGCACGGGCAGGCGAGCTCTCGACCCACCTGACCGGCGCCGTCGTCCTGGCGCTCGTCGGTCTCGTTCGGGTCGGGCCGAGCTGGGTCGCCTTCGTCGGCCTCGGCGCGGTGCTGGCCGCCGCGCAGAACCGCGGCTCCATGCTGGCGATCGCGGTGCCGGTCTGCCTCGCTCTCGTGGCGATCGGCCAGTGGAAGCGGCTCGCGGCGACGCTGATCCTCGGCGCCGGCCTGCTCGGCGCGGCCGCCGCCCTTGATGTCGAAGTGGAACTGCCCAACAGCGACCGGCCCGTAAGTGCCGCGGCGGTGGTGAACAACATCGTCAGCATCGTCGCCCCGAGCAGCGGCGGCAATCTCGACGACACCAAGCAGTGGCGCTTGCGCTGGTGGAACACCATCGTCGGCTACACCGTACACGGCCCCTATTTCTGGACCGGCAAGGGGTTCGGTCCGAACCTTGCCGAGACCGACGGCTACGTGGTCGGGCTCGAAAACGGCGGGCCGACCCTGCGCAGCCCGCACAGCATCCACATGACCTATCTCGCCCGCGCCGGCGTGCCGGGTCTCGCCCTGTGGCTCGTGACCTGCGCGGTCTGGATGGGGGCGATGTTCGCCGCCTTCTGGCAGGCGCGGCGGCTCGGCGCGCGGCGATGGGAGGGCTTCTTCCTGTTCATCGCCTGCTACGTCGCCTCGATCATCATCGATGCGAGCTTCGACGTCGCCCTAGAGGGGCCGATGCTGGCGGTGCCCTTCTGGACGCTGATCGGCATCGGCATCGGCGCCGCGATGATCTTCCGGGCGCAGGCCGCTCCCCTCCCGCCCGACACGCCGGTCCGGGCAAAACGGTGGCGCGGAGCCTCCTTGGCTGCGCTCGCCGCGCTCGTGCTCCTCGCCCCCTGGCCCACGGCCCCCGCCCGTGCGGAAGAGACAGGCGCGAAGGCGGTGCGACGGACCCTCAGCAACCCGTCCGGCCCCTGCCTCGTCCTGCGCGAGGCTGTCGACCGGACGATCGAGAATCTCGACATCGGCCCCTGCGGCGGTGAGGGCGTGCGGGTCGAGCACGGACGCAACGTCACGATCCGGAACGTCACGATCCGCGACACCGGGAATGTCGGCATCTATGTCGAGGGAAGCGAGGGCGTTCGCATCGAGGAGAACCGGATCGAGAACGCGCTGTCGGGCATCCGCGCCCTTTCCTCCACGGGCGTCGCGGTCGGCTGCAACAGCGTGCGCAACGTGCGCGGGCCGATTCCCGCCGGTCAGTTCGTGCAGTTCGACAAGGTCACGGGGCCCGGCAACGGCATCGCCTGCAACATCGGCGAGAACGAGCCCGGTCGCGGCGTGCCCGAGGACGCGATCAGCCTGTTCCAGTCGCGCGGCGAGCCGGGCGCGCCGATCCTGGTCGAGCGCAACCGTCTCGTCGGGGGCGGCCCGAGCCAGTCCGGCGGCGGCATCATGCTCGGCGATGGCGGTGGCGCCTATCTGGAGGCCCGTGACAACCTGCTGATCGATCCCGGCCAGTACGGGATCGCGGTGGCGAGCGGCACGCACATGACGATCACCGGCAACGTGGTGATCGCCCGGCCGCAACCCTTCACCAATGTCGGCATCTCGGTCTGGAACCAGTACGCGGAGCCCTGCAGCACGGTGACGGTGAGCGGCAACAGCGTCGATTGGCGCGCCCGCACCGGAAGGGCCAACCCTTGGTGGGATGGGAAGAATTGCCGCGGCACGCTCTGGACCCTCAACCGGACGCTCCCGCTCGATCCGCAGCGCGAGATCGCGGTTCAGCCGGCCTGCACCTGCCGGAGCGCGGGACGCGTCGCGCCGCCCGAGATCCCACCGAAGACCCCGAAGGAAGCGGCGCGATGA